The Oxyura jamaicensis isolate SHBP4307 breed ruddy duck chromosome 5, BPBGC_Ojam_1.0, whole genome shotgun sequence region NNNNNNNNNNNNNNNNNNNNNNNNNNNNNNNNNNNNNNNNNNNNNNNNNNNNNNNNNNNNNNNNNNNNNNNNNNNNNNNNNNNNNNNNNNNNNNNNNNNNNNNNNNNNNNNNNNNNNNNNNNNNNNNNNNNNNNNNNNNNNNNNNNNNNNNNNNNNNNNNNNNNNNNNNNNNNNNNNNNNNNNNNNNNNNNNNNNNNNNNNNNNNNNNNNNNNNNNNNNNNNNNNNNNNNNNNNNNNNNNNNNNNNNNNNNNNNNNNNNNNNNNNNNNNNNNNNNNNNNNNNNNNNNNNNNNNNNNNNNNNNNNNNNNNNNNNNNNNNNNNNNNNNNNNNNNNNNNNNNNNNNNNNNNNNNNNNNNNNNNNNNNNNNNNNNNNNNNNNNNNNNNNNNNNNNNNNNNNNNNNNNNNNNNNNNNNNNNNNNNNNNNNNNNNNNNNNNNNNNNNNNNNNNNNNNNNNNNNNNNNNNNNNNNNNNNNNNNNNNNNNNNNNNNNNNNNNNNNNNNNNNNNNNNNNNNNNNNNNNNNNNNNNNNNNNNNNNNNNNNNNNNNNNNNNNNNNNNNNNNNNNNNNNNNNNNNNNNNNNNNNNNNNNNNNNNNNNNNNNNNNNNNNNNNNNNNNNNNNNNNNNNNNNNNNNNNNNNNNNNNNNNNNNNNNNNNNNNNNNNNNNNNNNNNNNNNNNNNNNNNNNNNNNNNNNNNNNNNNNNNNNNNNNNNNNNNNNNNNNNNNNNNNNNNNNNNNNNNNNNNNNNNNNNNNNNNNNNNNNNNNNNNNNNNNNNNNNNNNNNNNNNNNNNNNNNNNNNNNNNNNNNNNNNNNNNNNNNNNNNNNNNNNNNNNNNNNNNNNNNNNNNNNNNNNNNNNNNNNNNNNNNNNNNNNNNNNNNNNNNNNNNNNNNNNNNNNNNNNNNNNNNNNNNNNNNNNNNNNNNNNNNNNNNNNNNNNNNNNNNNNNNNNNNNNNNNNNNNNNNNNNNNNNNNNNNNNNNNNNNNNNNNNNNNNNNNNNNNNNNNNNNNNNNNNNNNNNNNNNNNNNNNNNNNNNNNNNNNNNNNNNNNNNNNNNNNNNNNNNNNNNNNNNNNNNNNNNNNNNNNNNNNNNNNNNNNNNNNNNNNNNNNNNNNNNNNNNNNNNNNNNNNNNNNNNNNNNNNNNNNNNNNNNNNNNNNNNNNNNNNNNNNNNNNNNNNNNNNNNNNNNNNNNNNNNNNNNNNNNNNNNNNNNNNNNNNNNNNNNCCCCCCAGCGATGCGAGGGGCCGCGGTgtgcttccctcccctctccccgctgcccccccgccccgcaggGAGCCATGATCGACCGCATAGAGAACAACATGGACCAGTCCGTGGGCTTCGTGGAGCGCGCCGTGGCCGACACCAAAAAGGCCGTGAAGTACCAAAGCGAGGCCAGGAGGGTGAGACAGACCGACGGCCCCGCGTCTGTGGTGCTGCGGCCCTGCGGTGCTCGGGGGCTGGGTTTTGTCCCTGCGCTTGGCTCCGCAGCCCCTCGCCCCCGTGCCTCTGTCTCAGAGCtgacgcccccccccccccttcccctcctccagaCGCTCCCAACCGTCCCAGCGCTGAGGTCTCCCCGCGGACCCTCCCGGCACCACCCCTCCTCTCCGCCTTGCTCCTGGACCCACTCCTGTCCCCTCGACCTCCTCCCTCTGCCGGCGCTGGAGCGTTCCCCCCGGACCGTCCCCGCTCCCCTGGGACCTCCCGTGTTTCCCCAGACCATCCCCGTGTCCCGCGGGGGAAGGGGGCAGGGCTCAACGATTTCCCTGTGCCGGTGCTGATAAAACCACCTCCCGGCGGCCTGCCTCTTGGCGGCGGGAGCGAGGGGCCAAGAGGAACGAGCAGTGACAGCGGCCGAGGCGGGGCCGAATCCCCCTCCCCGGGGACACCTGCCCTGCTGCCGGCCCAGCCCATCCctcgccccccctccccgtgccgcTCGCGTCCCGGCCTCAGcgcccctctccccccctgCAGAAGAAGATCATGATCATGATTTGCTGCGTTATCCTCGCCATCATCTTGGCTGCCAGCATCGGCAGCATCTTCGCCTGAGGCCCCGCCCGCTGCCTGCAGGTGACGGGGGGATGGCGGTGGCACCCCTCCCCGGGCGGGGGACGTGGCGGGGGGATGGGGGCAGCCacctcccctgctccccgttGGCAGGTGGCCTTCCCCCTCCTGCCCGGACGATCCTGCCCGCGGCTCCAGCCCTGGACCCGCCTGCCAAGCCCCAAGGACGTCGTTCCGCTGCAGCCCGGAGGAGTGCAGGTCGCCTGCCCCGCTCCCGCTCCCTCCCGCCACCGAGCGCGTGCCCCAAAgccccctcctcttcctgccctcctgcGCAGAGCagctcccccctcctccccggcACGGAGCGGCCGGAGGAGCCGTGCTCCTCCCCGGGGCAGCGCACGGAGGGCTCAGCCTCGCCCGGCGTCGGAGGAGGCAGCTCTCCTCTCGCTTGGAGCTCGCCTGCGGCGATCCCTCCGTGCCGCCACTCTTCAGACGTGCCGCACCCGCACCGGGCCCCTCCTTCTGAATAAAGAGATCACCCACGCTCTGCCCCGGGGTGCTGTCGGGGGGAGGCGCATCCATCACCTGCCGGTGTCCCATCTGAGCCTCCAGAAACCGTAGCAGCCGACACGCGTTCTCGAAGCAGGCTTtattccctgcctgctgcctaCACCCTGTGCTTCAGGAAGTGTTTGCCCCAGTAGCGTCCCTTCAGCTCCAGGTCGCGGGGGCTGAGGTACTTGCGCATGCCCAGCATGTTGGCGGCGACGATGCGCTCGAAGGTCCAGGGGTTCTGGTTGTTGagcctcttctcctcctcctcccgccgcatctgctgcaggctggcGCGGCTGACGGGGACGGCGGGGAAGGGCAGCTTCCTGGCCACCTGCGTCAGGAAGGGTTTCACCTCCTCAAACTCGCAGCGCCCGCCCACCTCCACCACCAGGCGCCCGCTCTTCACCGCCGTCACATAGTGGTCGATGGGGCCCTTGCCGCCCCCCATGCGGTGGCCCAGGCTCTTCCGCGTCACCGCCTTGTAGGGGGCGGGCACGCGCCAGACGGCGAACATGGTCTTGGGGTCCATGCTGCGCCCGATGGTCAGGCGGATCATCTCAAAGTGCCCCCAGTGCAGGTAGCCGCCCCCCAGCGCCTGCGGGACGGCACGGGCTGAGGGGCAGCCGCcgggggccgggccgtgccggtgCCCTCCCGCTTTGGGGGGCAGCAGCCTCACGCCGACGTCTCCCGGCTGCCGGCCCCGTCAGGCTGCGGGGACAGCCCCGGCCTCCCGCCCCGCTCACCAGGATCCCGTACTGCCCCTGCGTCAGCTCGGTGGCTTCCCGGGATGGCCCGCGGATGTCACGCAGCCGCCGCGGCTCCCGCCGCACCTTGGGCACGGCCGGCACCTTCTCCATGAACTTCAGCTTCGTCCTCTCGGGGAGCGTGATGCCTGCCGGGACACGGGGCTCACCGCCGCGCCCGGCCCGGCACCGGGCCCCGCCAccgccccccaccccctgccctgcccttaCCGCTGTAGTCCGGGGGCATCGCCCAGCTCCTGAGGCCTGCGCGGGGAGCGGCGCCGCCGGCACCTGCGGGCACAGCGGGGTcagggcgggcggcgggggggggggggcggcggcgcgtACCGGCAGCCCCGGGAGGGCCCCGGGAGGGCGTCCCCCAGTCCCCCACAGCCCCACcccggctcccccagccccctcccggTCCCTCCCGGTCCCTCCCgcacccccccggccccccccgacctccggccgccgccgccgccgcccgcgccAGCCGCCACCACCCCATGGCCGGAAGTGCCCCTCAGGGCGCCGCCATCCGGGTCCCTCCCCCCGGGCCGCCCGCCGGGGCGCGCTTCCGCCGGTCCGTCCCTTTCCGTGCTCGGCGCACCCGGGAATCGCGCCGCGGAACTTGGGTTCCGGCAGCGCTCtgttccccccccgccccgcacgGCCTCCCCCCATCCTGCGCCCCCCAAGggccccgtccccgtcccgctGCCCCGCCCGAGGCAGGGCCGTAAGGAGACACGGagggggctgtgctgcaaaTGGCTCTTTATTGTCGCTGCGGTGCCCTCGGCGGCATCAGTAGGTGCTGAAGACGGCCCGGATGTGCTCCCCGTCCCGCGGCTTGTACACGCTGACCCCTGCGGCAGGGCACGGCCGTGAGGCCAGGCCGCCGGGCtcccccggcacggccccgccgagccccccggcCGCTGCCCACCTTCCTGCAGGGAGTCGGCGCCGCTGAAGAACTCCCAGAAGGTCCTGTCGGTGTCGCTGCCCGCCAGCCCGTGGATGGACACCACCATGGGGCCCCAGGACGTCGGCTTCGTCTTGAAGCTGCGGGCGAGGCCGGGTGGTGGGATCGGGGCCGGGGTGGTGGCACCAGCGCCCGCCGTCCCCGCCGCTCACCTGAATTCCTTGGGATTCTCCTTCTccgctgcctgcagcacagccagcagcgtGGAGCCGGCCGGGACGTGCACGGTGATGGAGATGTCAAAGGGCTTTCCCTTCAGGTTGTTGGTGACGGAGTAGTACACCTTGATCGGGGGCCCTGGGGGGAAGAGGGgcgggctgggagctgcagcagggccacaGCATcgccccgtggggctgggggtggccggTACCTTCCGGAGCCGTCGTGGCCTGGCTTGGGGTCGGGGACAGCTGCGGGATGGTGACCGCGACGACGCTGCAGTCTAGGCTGGCAACGTCGAGGTAGGGTCTGTGCACCAGGGCCGGCAGCGCTTGGGCAACAgccatgggctgctgcagctggtggctgtAGACGGCAGAGAAAGCCTGGGCACAGTCCCACTCCCGTGGGGCGTAGAACTTGCTGGCTGTTTCCAGCACCTGCATGGCCAGCGACGTGCTGTAGATGTTCCCGATCACGCCGTTCCCTTTTGCCTGCTTGTCGAGGAAGCTGTTGGCCACCTCTTTCAACGCGTCGTGTAGCAGGTCCCGTGTGCCATCGAGCTTTGTCTGGTCGTACACGCACTCCAGCGCCAGCGCCACCACGGCCTGGGTGTCTGCGTGGTCCCGGTGTCACCGCCTGCTCGGCAGGGGCAGAGCCACTgggagcacggggctggggggacccTTACCCACGTCGATCTGGCTTTCGGGGTTCAGCAGCTGCTTGGCCAGGATGACGGCATCCTGTTCGTAGTCACCCGTCCTCGTCAAGCACAGTGCCAGCACGTCCAGGCCCACGCTGTACAGGGTGGTCAGCGGGACGCCATACTCCTCTGCAAGCAGCGGGGTGCCGTGAGCCCGCGGAGGGATGGTGGGGAGTGGGGTCTCTGCGCCGCCCCTTGCCCTCCTCAGCCCCCGTACCCAGCCTGGCCATCTCCTTGCGCGTTTTCTGCTGCAGGACTTGGGGCAGGTTGACGCTGAGCCCCTGTGACTCGACGTGCTGGGGATCGcggcaggaggagaggagggcgAGGGTGCACAGGGCCACTTGTCCTGAGGACATGTCTGTGGGGACAGAAAGCAGCCGGGGCATGCagggtgcctgcagcagggacccCGACCCCAGTGGGGCCGAGCTGCCACGGGCAGGAGGGAAACAGCCGGCCCCACGGCAGCGGTGCCAGCGGGGGTGGCAGCGTGCAGGGGTGCCCCCCGAGGCACCCCCCTACCTTTCTGCGCTCTCTTCACCGCCTCCTCCTCGATCTGCTTGAGCAGCTGCTGCCGGGCGTTGCTGCCGGTGGCTCCGGCCAGGTTGAAGGCCAGCAGCACGCTGGGGTTCGGCATCTCGGACTCTGCTACCGATCTCTCCAGGATCTGCAGCATCCGGGTGAGCTCCTGGGGCGGGATGGCTGGGGCGAGAGGGAGCGGGCGCTCGCTGGGACGTCGCCAGAGACCCCGCGCCCTCCCGGATGGGCTTTGCCCCCGGTCCCTCCGCCAGTGTCCCCGCGGGAGGGCTGGCACTCACCACAGCCCTggagagctctgcctgctgccccgctgcccagcagggccagcagcaccccgaTGCTGAGAGCTGCGCCGAGCATCCTCCCGTCCTCAGGGCCAGCCGTCCGCGCCGTGCCTGCCCCTCGCCGCGTCCTCTCTCTTTTAAGCTGCCTCCAGCAGAGACGGGGTGACCTTTTGTGCCTTCCCGCTGTCCTGGCACCACCAAGCACCCAGTGGCTTATCTACGTGCTTGGCACAGGCACCCAAGGATACCAGCTGGCCTGTGgtgcagcaggatggggctgggctgggctgaacGGGGCTGGGACCAGCTGAACAGGTTTGGGCTGAGCCCAGCTGGCGCTGGGACCACGCCTGGCACCGACACCGTGCCCGGCACTGACACCGAGACCGTGCCTGGCACCAGCCCCACCTGGTATGCCCGTGCCATGACCCCCTGCCCCCCAAACTGGCCCCAAAATGACCCTTCCAGTGCGTGCAGATCACCCTCTGCCACCAGAGAGAAAAGCTGGGACATGGCCTGGTGTCACTGAGGAGCCACCGAGGATGTGGCGGGGTCACCAACCCCTCCCGGGTGTCCCTTGGCAGGGCTCCAAGCCGTGGAGACGTCGGTGCTGGGGACGGGGTGCTTTGCCCCACCGGGCTGTCACTgcgagggggctgcaggcagagcaggggacTGCCCCCCCGTGCATCCCCAcctggggacggggaggggacCGGAGGGAggacggggagcaggggcaggggaaggagtgGGGCCAGATTAGGGCAGCCCAGCAGTGATGGGGCACAGCTGGGTGCAGGGGGCGGCCGGGACCGCCCGCCCTCCCATTGGGGCAGCCGGCCTCGGGCCAGGTGTAAAAGCCCCTGGTGGGCCCACCCTGCTCATCCTCCCTCCTCTTTGTTGTGATGAAGGCTCAGGGGTGGCTCATGCTCCTCCTTGTGACCACAGCTGGGGCATGGGATGCCCTGGGTAAGGTGTTGGGGTGTCCCTTAGCGTGGTGGCTCTGCTCCACattgtttttccctcccttgGGGGGGCTGTATTAAGAGCTGCTCTCTCCAGAGTGTCCCAGCTCTGTAGGGGTCCCTTCTCTGCCCCCCTCTGGCTGTAAATGGGGGGGGGTCTCCCAGTCCCCCTGTGCTAGGGCACCACCGGGCTGGGTCCCCCCAGCTCacccccatcccatcccagtCCAGGTGCGCTGCGGCAGCGGGCGGCTCTCGGTGTCGgtgcctgctgggctgctgggcacCGGAGCCATCAGGGAGCTGCGGCTGGGCTCCGGCTGCGGTGTGACGGGTGCTGACGGGGGCAGGTACCGGCTGGAGCACCCGCTCACGGCCTGCGGGACCGCCCTGCAGgtgaggggatggggacggTGCCAGCATGTGTCCCTGGTGGAGGCGTTTGGGGTGTTCAGAGGGAAGCGTGCCCCCACGGGAGGGCTGGGAGCCGggtgtccccctgccctgcgGGAAGGGAGTCATGCCAGGCGGGCACGTTGGCCCCTTGACCTGCAGGGGAGCTCCCTGAGGAGCGGATCCCAGCAGATCCTGAAGGGTTGGGGCACTTGTGCTTGGGTGGAAGTACTGGTTGGGATTCTGGgtgggtgcagcagggcaggtgaAGCTTTCCTGGGTCAGCCCCAGCACAAATCTGCCTCCTGGTCCCCCCAGAAgtgggtgctgggagcagggaggggacgcTGCTCTGAGCCGGGTGACACCTCTGGCACTGTGTCTCGTGGTTCCCGCAGCTCCTCCCAGACACCATCCGCTACAGCAACATCCTCCGCTACCGCCCGCTGGCCGCGGGGCCCGTGGCTCACCCCGCTCCCTTCTCCGTACCCGTGGAGTGCCGCTACCCCAGGTGAGCACAGTGCCCCAGGACCCCTGCTCCTGGAGCGCTGCCCGTCCCAGCAGGAGGGCTGCCCCACTGGGTGCTGCCTTGCAGGAGGGGCAGCGCTTCCTCGGGGGCTGTGCAGCCCACCTGGGTCCCCTTCGGCTCCACCGTCGCCCACCGGAGACGCCTGCGCTTCGCCCTGGACGCGTATGACCGTGAGTGCTGCAGCCCCGTGACCCCCTCAGTGGGACCCCGCGGCAGGGGGTGGCACCAGGCAGCCACggctccctgtccccagggtccTGGTCCTCCcggctgcccctgcccacctTCGTGCTGGGCGAGCTGATCAACATCCAGGCGTCGGTGGCTGCCGAGACGCGCCTGCCCCTCCAGGTCTTCGTGGATGAGTGCGTGGCCAGCCCCGGCGCGGCGTCGCGGGTGACGTACCAGCTCATCGGGCACGGCGGGTGAGTGCAGGGACGGGGGTGTGCGTAGCGCCGTGCCCCACGATGGGGGGCGGCTGTGCCCATCTTGTCCCCTCCGTGCCCCCCAGGTGCCTGCTGGACGGGTGGCTCGGCCGCTCGCGGTTCCTCCCGCAGCGCAGGGGCGGCGCGCTGCGCTTCCAGCTGGACACCTTCCTCTTCCCCAACGCCTCCAGCTCGCAGGTGCGTGCTAGGGGCACGGGGATGGATGGCGGGGTCCCTGCGGGGCAGTTCTGGCAGGAGGATGCCTGTCCCCGCAGATCTTCCTCCGCTGTCACCTGCGGGCAGCGGTGGCGGGGGCCGGTGGCAGCAAGGCCTGCTCCTATGATCCCACGGCGGCCGCCTGGCGCTCCCCGGACGGTGCCGACTGCTCCTGCTGCGGCTCCCCAGACGGCTGCAGGGGCCGGCGGCGACGGGACAGCAGCGCAGGTAAGAGCTGGGAGCATGGGACAGTGCCGGTGCTGTGAGCGCAGCGCTGCCCACGGCATCTCCCTGCAGGactgcagggcacagccagcCTCCGCCTGCGGCTGCTCTCAGCATCGCCCGGCTCGCCCACGGCACcgcagcctggcacagccccgCCGCGCTTCCCCTCAGCCCCGGTGCTGCGTGGGGACCAGAGGGACTCAGGTGAGTGCGGGCTGCCCTACGTGGGACACGGGGGTCCCCTGCGCCCCCTCACCTCCTCGCTTCTCCCCGCAGGGCCAGCGCTCCCCGTTCCTGCCCCCACGCTGGTCATGGTGGCCATGGGCTCCGTCCTCGCTGCCGTGGGTGCGCTGGGCTGCTACTGCTCCGTGCGGCGCTACCGCAGGCAGCACCAGGCGGTGGCACCGGGGGAGCCCCGCGCCGTGGCCATGGCCCCCACGGGTGCCGATGGTGCCCAGGTTCCTCCTGTGGACCCGGCTGCTGTGTGAGCCCCCCTCTTCTGGCAATAAAAGTGGAACAAAGCTGGAATGCTGGGGGGTGTCTTGTGTACATCCCTGGTTCTGCGGCTTGTCCtggtgccccccccccgtgtgTCCTGTTGGACATGCTGCCAACCGTGCCAGGGGCTCGCACCCTTCTTTGCTTTCCTCGGTGTTGTCCATAAATGCCCCCAAAGCAGAGGCATCCCCTATCTGGGGGCGCTCCAGCGGGTGTCGGGGGCGGAgatggggctgctggtggggaagggggtgagcggggtggtggtgggggggctGTGTCCCCGTAAGGGGATGCAGCTCGGTGGGCTGCTGTTGCTCAACAGCAAGgtgagggctgcaggggagggTCAAGGTATGCGGGATGTTTAATTAGtgattggttttgtttgctccCCTACACCCGAGCCCTCAGCTGGCTTCCGCTCCTGGCAGGGTGCCCCTGAGAAGGATCACAGCGGGAGCCCAAGGGCGAGGCCACGCGGTGGCCCTGGGCCAGGGGGAGAGGAGCCGgcactgggatgtactgggaCGTACTGGTGCTCGTGGCTGGCTGGGTCAACCCAGCCGcggcggggggcacggggggggggggggggagttgggGTGATGCCAGCTCTGCCGTGGCTCCGGGGGCTGTTCCAGCAACCGGGGGCTGAGCGGGCACTTACCGGGGGGAGCACTGGGGGCTGTGGCGCAGGGGTGCCGGGGGCACGGGGGGTGCAgaggggctgctccagcccccccGGCTGCACTGGCTGAGGGGGGGGCTCCGCTCCGCGCATCGCTGCCCACGGGGAGGAGGCGTTCCTGCGCCTAATGGCCCTTGATGGAGCCTTCTTCCAGGAACTGGCTGCAGggctttttatttgctatttttttctcctctctcccttttgAGTTGTAAACAGCGCGATGGGGGCTCTGAAGGGGGGGGGNNNNNNNNNNNNNNNNNNNNNNNNNNNNNNNNNNNNNNNNNNNNNNNNNNNNNNNNNNNNNNNNNNNNNNNNNNNNNNNNNNNNNNNNNNNNNNNNNNNNgggggggggaccgggggggggcacggggattCGGGGGGTGTAGATGGAGGCGGGGGGGCTCCGGTGGCCGCTCTGCCCCTGCCGCCTCCatgcaggggatggggacgcTGCGGCTGGGGAGCCGCGCCGTCATGTACACGGCCGAGACCCTCCCCAAGGGCAAGAACCGAGTGATGGGGGTGAGTCGGGACCGGGGGGGGCATCGCTGCTTgcccccttccttctcccctccctatCCTCGCTGCACCTCCCCAACTCCCCCCTCCCCTTAACATCCCTGGGGGGCTCTGTCCCTGCGGGTGCTGCCAGACCCCGAGTGTGTgcggagggaggggggggagcaCGGGAACATCCCCCCCAGCACCGAGGAGTTAAGCTGGGGGGTGAGGAGTGTGTGCACTCTTTGCCTCCCCCCTCCCATGCCTTGCAGTGCCCTGCGTGGGGTCTGTGGGTGTGGGGACCCCCTCCCCTCCTGTGGGGTTTGAGCTctgggatggggctgaagccaatctccccccaccccaagctgtggggctgccccaggggaggGGGGGATCCGGACcttcccccctcacccccccagCTGAC contains the following coding sequences:
- the MRPL16 gene encoding 39S ribosomal protein L16, mitochondrial yields the protein MGWWRLARAAAAAAGGAGGAAPRAGLRSWAMPPDYSGITLPERTKLKFMEKVPAVPKVRREPRRLRDIRGPSREATELTQGQYGILALGGGYLHWGHFEMIRLTIGRSMDPKTMFAVWRVPAPYKAVTRKSLGHRMGGGKGPIDHYVTAVKSGRLVVEVGGRCEFEEVKPFLTQVARKLPFPAVPVSRASLQQMRREEEEKRLNNQNPWTFERIVAANMLGMRKYLSPRDLELKGRYWGKHFLKHRV
- the CBLIF gene encoding cobalamin binding intrinsic factor, with translation MLGAALSIGVLLALLGSGAAGRALQGCAIPPQELTRMLQILERSVAESEMPNPSVLLAFNLAGATGSNARQQLLKQIEEEAVKRAQKDMSSGQVALCTLALLSSCRDPQHVESQGLSVNLPQVLQQKTRKEMARLEEYGVPLTTLYSVGLDVLALCLTRTGDYEQDAVILAKQLLNPESQIDVDTQAVVALALECVYDQTKLDGTRDLLHDALKEVANSFLDKQAKGNGVIGNIYSTSLAMQVLETASKFYAPREWDCAQAFSAVYSHQLQQPMAVAQALPALVHRPYLDVASLDCSVVAVTIPQLSPTPSQATTAPEGPPIKVYYSVTNNLKGKPFDISITVHVPAGSTLLAVLQAAEKENPKEFSFKTKPTSWGPMVVSIHGLAGSDTDRTFWEFFSGADSLQEGVSVYKPRDGEHIRAVFSTY
- the LOC118167345 gene encoding zona pellucida sperm-binding protein 3-like, yielding MKAQGWLMLLLVTTAGAWDALVQVRCGSGRLSVSVPAGLLGTGAIRELRLGSGCGVTGADGGRYRLEHPLTACGTALQLLPDTIRYSNILRYRPLAAGPVAHPAPFSVPVECRYPRRGSASSGAVQPTWVPFGSTVAHRRRLRFALDAYDRSWSSRLPLPTFVLGELINIQASVAAETRLPLQVFVDECVASPGAASRVTYQLIGHGGCLLDGWLGRSRFLPQRRGGALRFQLDTFLFPNASSSQIFLRCHLRAAVAGAGGSKACSYDPTAAAWRSPDGADCSCCGSPDGCRGRRRRDSSAGLQGTASLRLRLLSASPGSPTAPQPGTAPPRFPSAPVLRGDQRDSGPALPVPAPTLVMVAMGSVLAAVGALGCYCSVRRYRRQHQAVAPGEPRAVAMAPTGADGAQVPPVDPAAV